The region ATATTGATGGCAATATAACCGGCATGGGAATAGACCTTATCCATACAAATCAGGTAATCGTCTTTTCCCTGTTCCACCGGCGTGTCTTTATTTTTACCGATATTGATGCCGAGCACGCCGCCAAAACGCGACTGTTTGACATTCTCCACCAGATTATCCACCCCGCGATTGTTGAAGCCCATCCGGTTGATCAACCCTTCGGCCTCCACCACCCGGAACAAACGCGGCTTGTCATTGCCCGGCTGCGGGCGCGGCGTAACGGTGCCCACTTCAATAAAGCCGAACCCCATGGCGCCGAGCGCATCGATACACTCGCCGTCCTTATCCAGCCCGGCGGCCAGACCCAGCGGATTGCGGAACGACAGCCCCATGCAGGTCACCGGCTTGGTGGGAACCGACTGACGAACCAGCCATTCAAACGGGGTGTGGGTAATGCGGCGCAGCTGATGCAGGGTAAACTCGTGCGCCTGTTCAGGGTCGAGCTGGAATAACGCTTTACGAATGAGGGGATACATGACTTCTCCTGGATTCCCGGTTACAAACCGGGGCGGTATTATCGTCCATCATCAGGCGAAAGGGAATTGACCTGGGCCAAAAAACGCCGCGACGACGCAATCGTTTTCCTTTATACGCCGCCCATTGCGGATTTTTTATTCGTTTTTTCACTTTCCATTCCACAATAAATCATTTTTCGAACCTCCGCCGGCTCTGCCAGACTAACCAAACTGTTATTAAATCGTGATAATTGATAATTTTTGGTTATACCCTAAGTAATTCGAGTTGCAGGAAAGCCAACGCATCTGCAACTTGAAGTATGACGGGTATATAAGGAGTCACTATGCGCGTTATAACGCTGGCAGGCAGCCCACGTTACCCTTCCCGTTCAACCGCTTTATTGCATCACGCCGGAAAATGGCTGGAAGCCAAAGGCGCCGAGGTGTTGCCGTGGCACCTGCACAACTTTCCGCCGGAAGACCTGCTCAATGCCCGCTTCGACAGCCCGGCACTGCAAACCCTGAACGAGCAACTCGCCAGCGCCGACGGCCTGCTGGTCGCCACCCCGATTTACAAAGCATCGTTTTCCGGCGGCCTGAAAGCCTTGCTGGACGTGTTGCCGGAGCGAGCGCTGGAACACAAAGTGGTGCTACCGCTGTCCACCGCTGGTTCCGTCGCCCACATGCTGGCGGTGGATTACAGCCTTAAACCGGTGCTGAACGCCCTGAAAGCACAGGAAATCCTGCAAGGCGTATTCGCGGATGACAGCCAGATCAGCCACTACGACCGTACCCCGATCTTTACCGATGTGCTGGAAGCCCGTCTGCAAGACGCCCTGAATATCTTCTTTCAGGCGTTGATTCGCCGTCAGCCCGAACGCTTTCGCCAGAGCGCCTGACCCGCTGCTTTATATAAGGAAAGAAATGCTATGTTGTCCCGGATTAAACAAGCCGCCCTGACACTGCTGTTCTCTGGCGCACTCGGTGTGTCCGCCCTCGCCCATGCGGCCAACGACCCAGAACAGTTGCGCATCGGTTTTCAGAAAGGCTCGGTCAGTCTGATGCTGGCCAAGACCCACCAACTGCTGGAAAAGCAGTTCCCGCACACCAAAATCAGCTGGATTGAATTCCCGGCCGGGCCGCAAATGCTGGAAGCGCTCAACATCGGCAGCATTGATGTCGGCAGCACCGGCGATATCCCGCCGCTCTTCGCACAGGCCGCCGGCGCCGATCTGGTTTACATCGGCGTTGAACCGCCCAAGCCTAAAGCCGAAGTGATTCTGGTCAAGAGCGATAGCCCAGTCAACACCGTGGCCGACCTGAAAGGCCGCAAGGTCGCATTCCAGAAAGGCTCCAGTTCCCACAACCTGCTGCTGCGCAATCTGCAGAAAGCGGGGCTGACATTCGCCGATATTCAGCCGGCCTACCTGACACCGGCCGACGCCCGCGCCGCGTTCCAGCAGGGCAACGTCGACGCCTGGACCATCTGGGATCCCTACTACTCCGCCGCGCTGCTGCAAGGCGGCGTGCGGGTACTGGCCGACGGCACCGATCTGAACCTGACCGGTTCGTTTTATCTGGCCTCTCGCCGTTACGCCGAACAACACGGCATTTTTCTGCAACAGTTACTCAACACCCTGACCCAGGCCGACGCCCTGACCATCAACCAGCGTTCGCAGAGCGTTACGTTGCTGGCCAACGCGATGGGGTTGCCGGAAGCGGTCATCAGCACCTATTTCGACCATCGTCCGCTGACGGTGATCAAACCGGTGGATGAACGCACGCTACAGGCGCAACAGCACACCGCCGACCTGTTTTACGAAAATCGCCTGATTCCTACCAGGCTGGATGTCGCCAGCCGCATCTGGCATGCCCCGGCAGCACACTGATCCTGCCTGATTTCACGGAGACGATGACAATGAGTCTGAATATTTTCTGGTTCCTGCCCACTCACGGCGACGGACACTACTTTGGCAAAGGCGAAAACGCCCGCCCGGTTGATTACGGTTACCTGCAACAGATCGCCCAGGCGGCGGACCGACTGGGTTTCGGCGGTGTACTGATCCCTACCGGCCGCTCCTGCGAAGATTCCTGGCTGGTGGCCTCGTCGTTGATCCCGGTTACCCAGCGCCTGCGTTTTCTGGTGGCGCTGCGCCCCGGCATTATCTCGCCGACGCTGGCCGCCCGTCAGGCCGCCACGCTGGACCGGCTGTCCAACGGTCGGGCGCTGTTCAATCTGGTTACCGGCGGCGACCCGGACGAACTGGCCGCCGAAGGGCTGTTCCTCGATCATGCGGAACGTTATGAAGCGTCCGCCGAATTTACCCGTATCTGGCGGCGGGTGCTGGAGGGTGAAACCGTCGATTACGACGGCAAGCATATCCAGGTGAAAGGCGCCAAACTGCACTACCCGCCGGTGCAACAGCCGCGCCCACCGCTCTACTTTGGCGGCTCGTCCGACGCGGCGCTGGATCTGGCCGCCGAACAGGTAGAACTCTACCTCACCTGGGGCGAACCACCGGCGCAGGTGAAAGAAAAGCTGGATCGCGTACGGGCCAAAGCCGCCGAACAAGGGCGCAGCGTACGGTTCGGCATCCGCCTGCATGTGGTTGTGCGCGAAACCAATGAAGAAGCCTGGCAGGCCGCCAACCGCCTGATCTCGCGGCTGGACGACGACACCATCGCTCAGGCGCAGGCATCGCTGCAACGTTTTGACTCGGTAGGTCAGCAACGTATGGTGGCGCTGCACGGCGGTCGCCGCGACAAACTGGAGATCAGCCCCAACCTGTGGGCCGGCATCGGTCTGGTACGCGGCGGCGCCGGCACCGCGCTGGTGGGTGACCCGCAAACCGTGGCGCAACGCATTCAGGAATACGCCGATCTGGGCATCGATACCTTTGTTCTGTCCGGCTACCCGCATCTGGAAGAAGCCTATAAAGTGGGCGAACTGCTGTTTCCGCATCTGGACGTGGCAGTGCCGGAGGTGCCGCAACCGCAGCCCGGCGAAATCGTCGGCAACGAGTTTGTCCCGCTGCTGAAAGCGGCACAGAGCTGAGGGCGGCCGCATGCGCAAGAAACTGACGCCGATTGTCGAACGCCTGACGCCCTGGTTGCTGCCGCTGCTGCTGGTGATAGTCTGGCAACTCGCGTCCAGCGTCGGCTGGCTCTCCACCCGGATCCTGCCTTCGCCGCAAGCGATTGCCGTGACCTTCTGGCGACTAACCCGCAGCGGTGAACTGTGGCAGCACCTCAGTATCAGTACCTGGCGCGCGCTGACCGGGTTCGCCATCGGCGGCGCGCTGGGGCTGGCGCTCGGTTTTATCACCGGGCTGTCCCGCACCGGCGAGCGCCTGCTGGACACCTCGGTGCAGATGCTGCGCAACGTGCCGCATCTGGCCTTGATCCCGCTGGTGATCCTGTGGTTCGGCATTGAAGAGAGCGCCAAGATCTTTCTGGTAGCGCTCGGCACCCTGTTCCCTGTCTACCTCAACACCTACCACGGCATCCGCAATATCGACAGCGGTCTGCTGGAAATGTCGCGCAGTTACGGCCTGTCCGGCTTCCGGCTGTTCCGCGAGGTGCTGCTGCCCGGCGCGCTGCCCTCGATCATGGTCGGCGTGCGTTTCTCGCTCGGCTTGATGTGGCTGACGCTGATCGTGGCGGAAACCATCTCCGCCAGTTCCGGCATTGGCTATCTGGCGATGAACGCCCGTGAATTTCTGCAAACCGACGTGGTGATGGTGGCGATCATTCTGTATGCCCTGCTGGGCAAACTGGCTGACGTCATTGCCCTGACGCTGGAGCGCATCTGGCTGCGTTGGCACCCCAGTTGGCAATTAACGGAGGAACACGCATGACTTTTAATAACGCGGCGTCCAATACCGCTGCGCCGGCCCGCCTTAACGCCGGCACCCCGTTGCTGATCAACGGCGTCACCAAGCGCTATGGTCAGCGCACTATTTTGAGTGACGTGCACCTGCACATTCCGGCCGGTCAGTTCGTCGCCGTGGTCGGCCGCAGCGGCTGCGGCAAGAGCACCCTGCTGCGCCTGTTGGCCGGTCTGGAGCAGGCAAGCCACGGGGAGTTGCTGGCCGGCCGCGCCCCGCTGCATCAGGCGCGCGACGATATCCGGCTGATGTTTCAGGAAGCGCGTTTACTACCGTGGAAGCGAGTGCTCGACAACGTCGGACTGGGGTTGCGCGGCGAATGGCGCACGGCCGCGCATCAGGCACTGGACGCCGTCGGGCTATCATCGCGGGCCGCCGACTGGCCCGCCGCGCTGTCCGGCGGACAAAAACAGCGGGTGGCGCTGGCGCGCGCGCTGATCCATCGCCCCGGTCTGTTATTGCTGGATGAGCCGCTGGGCGCGTTGGATGCGCTGACCCGTATCGAGATGCAGGGGCTGATTGAATCATTGTGGCTGCAGCAGGGATTTACCGTTCTGCTGGTGACCCACGATGTCAGCGAAGCCGTCGCGCTTGCCGACCGGGTGATCCTGATCGAAGACGGTCGGGTCGGGCTGGATGTGGCGATTGACCTGCCGCGACCGCGCCGCCGCGGCTCCGCCCGGCTGGCGGAGCTGGAAGCGCAGGTGCTGGAGCGGATTCTGACGCCAGCCGCCAGTAACACGATAGCAGACATCAGAAGCAGTGAACCTCAGCGTGTTGGCTGGTGAAGGCGAACGCTGATAAAGATAGGGTGCGGTATGTCCCATCTCCGCACCTTATTTTTAGAGTGGATAGTCAAAACGGTAAATACGCCCGTTCTCATTTAACGCCGCCACCTGTGCCAGTGCATCCTGCTCGCTGTAGTGGAACTCGTTCATCAGCACAGTAAACAGATGATAAAACTCCCCTTTCATATCGGTGACAAAAATCCCCTGATCGTCGGAACCTAATGCCACCGACATAGGATGATCACCTGCAACATAACGCCCAGGAAGATGCATCCAGCGAAACAAATGATGCTGGGTAATATCATCGTAATAACTGATCCTGACATTGCTGGTGGGCAGCGTTTCAATCACCACTTGTTTTTCACGCACCCGCTTTTGCACGTATTGCTGTGCAGCCAGCAGGGCACTGTCAGGCAGAAATGCGGTGTCGAACTCGGCAGAGGCTTCATACCGTTTAATCACCTCTGCATCAAACCAGCGCTGCTTTAATAATGACAGTGCCTCTTTACCATGATGTTTTGCAAATTCACCCGCCCGATCAAACTCTTCGCCTACCCAATCTACTGGCCGGTCGGTACGATCTTGCAGATAATTTCGCACCTGTATGGGGTCAAGCCCGCGCCCGTCAAAAAAGTGCTGTAACACGACGGCTGAAGGATGCTGTTCAAAAATCCGGTACGCCAGCATCGCAATTTCGCTATCCAGTCGTACCAGCGGTAAATCGCTTCCCTCACGCTGTTCCAGCAACAATTTGCGCACAAACAGCAGGTTTTCCAGCCATTCACCTTGCTTAATAAATAATGTTTCCGGCATTTTCATGCGCCAAAACGCTGGCATGATGCCAATCGCCGTGGCATGACCGATACGATCGCCATTCGATAACTCCAGCAGAGTCAGGCAGTCGTAGACAGCGCGAATGCCACTGAGCAAGTGTTCAAAATCCTCCCCGGCGTGATAGGTAAAATGGGCGATTCCCTGACGGCGGGCCTGACGAAAAAGCACCGCAAACACTTCAGGAGCAGCCTCGCGTTCATTAGCTGCGGCATCAAACCCGGTAAGCAGCGAGCGCAACGCCGGAAACTCGTCCAATACTTGAAATAATGCGTGAGCGCGCTTCAACACATCTTCACGTAGTACGCTGAAATGGGAGGAGCCATCACGATAATCCCAACGACGTTTGATGAAATGCACCACCAGCCGTAACGTCGGGCGTGTCGCGGTAAGACAGGCTTGTGCCAACGCATTTAATTCTTGTGGTTTATCAAACGATAAAGCGATGGGGTTCTGGTAGTCCCAAAACCCGTCGAGGATACGTGTGATCAGTTGCTTATTCTTGCCGGGCGTGTCTTTCGGCGCAAAGCGCCCTTCAATCGTCGCCATCATCGATGCGCCAGCAACCTGCTCACCATGTAGCTGATAAAAACGTGCAGCATAATGTTCTTCTATCGGCTCACGTGGACCTAACTCGGTAAATTTCTGGAACTGATCAAAACCTATCTGATCGGTACGCTGCACCAGCAAACGCTGAAACAGGTTCATGCACAACAAATACAGCCAATAGCAGGCATCTTCTGTCGCCGATGGGTTAGCGCGCAATGCATGTAACACCCGGATATGAAAATGCAACTCGCACAGGCCCTGATACTGTTGCTCCTGAGCATACGCCGCCTGCTCCCAGGCAAAAAAGCCCGCGTCGGGAGCGACAATATCGTTACAGCACAGCAAGTCAGCAAAGTGCTGTTTTGCCGGTTTACCCCCACACTCCGGGTGATACCGACCCTCGGCCCAGCGTAGTAGCCACTCGCGGCAATAACGGGCGATATGCAGCATACGGCTCACTTTAACCGGGGTATCCAGCGAGTGGGCTACGGCATAAAAGCGCCGTAATCGGGTAGGGTCATCCTTACGGCTTTTCTCCATTTCATTAATCAGCGCATCGGGATGCAGCAGGCTGTGATGCCACATCAGCTCCACGAAGGTCGTACCGTTAAGGTGCATATGCGCTTCATGCAGTCCTTCGCGCCGTAGATAATCTTCCACCCGTGGATGCCAGGGCGACACAATCGGCCGATACCCCAACGTCTGCTTTAGCCGCGCCAGTAATTCAAACAGCGGTGGGCACTCCTTGCCGCACCACATCTGTTCCAGTTGATAAGCGATAACCGGGAAACCGGATTGATTCGCCACCCAGTTTTGCCACTCGCCAAAGTGCGACAGGCGTACCGCCAGCCGACGCGAATCGTCTTCCAGATGGTAGCGAGCCGCCTGCCCGAGTAGCGCCCGGCACCAACCTTTGGCTTCATGTTGACGCGACAGCAAGTGTTCCCAATGGCGCTCAAACATCGGATCGGTATGCGTGAACTGGCGCTGATACCAACTGTTATAAGTCACCGCTTCGATGTCTTTTTCCGGCAAAGTCGAGCGCTCACCAGACAGCAACAACGGCAGTTGCATCAGCAAAAGCTCATACAGTCGAGGCTCCGAAAGAAGATATTGGTTGATAAACATGTTGGGGCCTTATTTTTATCTGCTGATAGATTTTTATTTTTTTGTAAAACATCCAGAAATAGGCAAACGAGAAATATATAAATACTTATCTCTCGAAGGTGTGTTACTTTCATGAATTGGTTCAGGTGCCAGATCACCTTGATCTGGTATATTTTTAATTTCATTAATAGAATACAAGCCATCCAATAACCCAGTAGATAAAATCGCCTGATAGAGTTTTTCTCGATCTGATTTTCCTTCCCCATTAATCTTTAGCAAAGAAACATCACTCCCACCCTCTTTACTTTCCTTACAAAAAGATGATGGATTTAGATCAGGTAATAAAAATGGCAACATCAATGGACATCGAATAATTGCACTAGTTACAGGAAGTAAATCAAGAAATTTCTTGCCTTCACTCTCAGCACTCTTAATTAAATCAGCAACGCGATTTATATTATTAACTAATTCCCTTGGGGAAGTGGCCGTGTTTTTAGCAGAATAAAACCTCTCCACAAGTTTATCAGGTATATTTTGACTATAGTAAACCTCTTCTATCATAAAGGCATTTATTACCCCGAAGACAAAAAAGGAGAACAAATGACCGAGAAGAATATCTTCTTTGTCAGGCACACCCGGATATGAAAATTTACTACTAGCAGAATCTTTGGAAGCAGACAGCAACGTGTATTGTACTCTTTCCCATACTTTTCCCATCAGTAACGAGGAGCAGGTTAATTTGCTCATTCCTTTCCACGAATTGATTTTATTGTTTAAAATTTTTATAAATCCATCCTCTGAATATTGCGCACTCCCTTCACTACCATCATCACCTTCTTCATCCTCTGTCTCCTTTTGTCTATTCAAAAATGCCGGGTAACCAAACG is a window of Dickeya solani IPO 2222 DNA encoding:
- the pyrD gene encoding quinone-dependent dihydroorotate dehydrogenase, with the protein product MYPLIRKALFQLDPEQAHEFTLHQLRRITHTPFEWLVRQSVPTKPVTCMGLSFRNPLGLAAGLDKDGECIDALGAMGFGFIEVGTVTPRPQPGNDKPRLFRVVEAEGLINRMGFNNRGVDNLVENVKQSRFGGVLGINIGKNKDTPVEQGKDDYLICMDKVYSHAGYIAINISSPNTPGLRTLQYGDALDDLLQAVKNKQTELHTRYQKYVPVTVKIAPDLSEEELIQIADSLVRHNIDGVIATNTTLDRQLIQGLNHCGQTGGLSGRPLQSRSTEVIRRLSQELQGRLPIIGVGGIDSVVAAREKLAAGATLVQIYSGFIYRGPRLIKDIVTHI
- the ssuE gene encoding NADPH-dependent FMN reductase, with protein sequence MRVITLAGSPRYPSRSTALLHHAGKWLEAKGAEVLPWHLHNFPPEDLLNARFDSPALQTLNEQLASADGLLVATPIYKASFSGGLKALLDVLPERALEHKVVLPLSTAGSVAHMLAVDYSLKPVLNALKAQEILQGVFADDSQISHYDRTPIFTDVLEARLQDALNIFFQALIRRQPERFRQSA
- a CDS encoding sulfonate ABC transporter substrate-binding protein is translated as MLSRIKQAALTLLFSGALGVSALAHAANDPEQLRIGFQKGSVSLMLAKTHQLLEKQFPHTKISWIEFPAGPQMLEALNIGSIDVGSTGDIPPLFAQAAGADLVYIGVEPPKPKAEVILVKSDSPVNTVADLKGRKVAFQKGSSSHNLLLRNLQKAGLTFADIQPAYLTPADARAAFQQGNVDAWTIWDPYYSAALLQGGVRVLADGTDLNLTGSFYLASRRYAEQHGIFLQQLLNTLTQADALTINQRSQSVTLLANAMGLPEAVISTYFDHRPLTVIKPVDERTLQAQQHTADLFYENRLIPTRLDVASRIWHAPAAH
- the ssuD gene encoding FMNH2-dependent alkanesulfonate monooxygenase, whose translation is MSLNIFWFLPTHGDGHYFGKGENARPVDYGYLQQIAQAADRLGFGGVLIPTGRSCEDSWLVASSLIPVTQRLRFLVALRPGIISPTLAARQAATLDRLSNGRALFNLVTGGDPDELAAEGLFLDHAERYEASAEFTRIWRRVLEGETVDYDGKHIQVKGAKLHYPPVQQPRPPLYFGGSSDAALDLAAEQVELYLTWGEPPAQVKEKLDRVRAKAAEQGRSVRFGIRLHVVVRETNEEAWQAANRLISRLDDDTIAQAQASLQRFDSVGQQRMVALHGGRRDKLEISPNLWAGIGLVRGGAGTALVGDPQTVAQRIQEYADLGIDTFVLSGYPHLEEAYKVGELLFPHLDVAVPEVPQPQPGEIVGNEFVPLLKAAQS
- the ssuC gene encoding aliphatic sulfonate ABC transporter permease SsuC, with the protein product MRKKLTPIVERLTPWLLPLLLVIVWQLASSVGWLSTRILPSPQAIAVTFWRLTRSGELWQHLSISTWRALTGFAIGGALGLALGFITGLSRTGERLLDTSVQMLRNVPHLALIPLVILWFGIEESAKIFLVALGTLFPVYLNTYHGIRNIDSGLLEMSRSYGLSGFRLFREVLLPGALPSIMVGVRFSLGLMWLTLIVAETISASSGIGYLAMNAREFLQTDVVMVAIILYALLGKLADVIALTLERIWLRWHPSWQLTEEHA
- the ssuB gene encoding aliphatic sulfonates ABC transporter ATP-binding protein; the protein is MTFNNAASNTAAPARLNAGTPLLINGVTKRYGQRTILSDVHLHIPAGQFVAVVGRSGCGKSTLLRLLAGLEQASHGELLAGRAPLHQARDDIRLMFQEARLLPWKRVLDNVGLGLRGEWRTAAHQALDAVGLSSRAADWPAALSGGQKQRVALARALIHRPGLLLLDEPLGALDALTRIEMQGLIESLWLQQGFTVLLVTHDVSEAVALADRVILIEDGRVGLDVAIDLPRPRRRGSARLAELEAQVLERILTPAASNTIADIRSSEPQRVGW